The Hymenobacter sp. DG25A nucleotide sequence CGGCTTACTTTCAGAAGCTGTTTAAGCAGTATGAAGGCGTAACGCCGGGGCTGTATAAAAAGCAGTATGCTACTCTTTAGATAAAACATGAAGCGTGACACTTTTAAAACCCTCTTGGTATTTCTGAGTCCCGTCTTCGCGCTGATCCTATATATTAATTATGATGCCCACTGGAGCCCTGAGGCAGCAATAGGTCAGGAGAATCTTCGTAACATCCGTAAGGTTGAAATAGGTATGGACTCGTCTACTGTCCTGGCTATAATGGGCAATCCAGAATCCAGAGTGTATTTTCTTCCTGTTCCACAAACCACAACTTACACCTATCGAACGCCACCAGGTTCGTCCATGAGTTGCTACGTTGTCTTTGATAATGAAATGAAGGTTATAGAAAGAAAGGTTATTCAATAAATAGCACAGAAGTTCTACAGTTAACTATTGTACAATAGTTAACAACTTTCCCGGCTGACTTGGGGTTGTGTGAGGCCAGTAAGGCGGCGGCAATAATAGCCGCCGTAATTTTGCCTCCTATGAAAGATGCCGTTGCGGCTGCGCCTCAGCCAGTGCTAGAGGACATTCGTCCTATTCCGTCCCATCCTCCGCTTGCTCCGGCCCTGGTCTGGCTGATGGCCATTACCTGCGGACTGGTGGTGGCCAATATCTACTACAACCAGCCGCTGCTGGCCGAAATCGGGAAGACCTTTGGCTTGTCGGATAGCCGGGTGAGCTTGGTAGCCACCATTACGCAGGTAGGCTATACCCTAGGGCTGCTGTTTGTGGTGCCACTGGGTGATAAGCGCGAGCGGAAAAGCCTGATTCTGGCCCTGCTGCTCTTTGCGGCGGTTTGTCTGGCCGGCGCGGCCTTTGCCCCTACGTTTGCGCTGCTGGTGGCCGCCAGCCTGCTGATTGGCATTTTCTCCGCGGTGCCGCAACTGCTGATTCCCATGGCAGCCTCCCTGGCCACTAATGAGGAGCGCGGCCGGGTGGTAGGCAAAGTCATGAGCGGTTTGCTTATCGGCATTCTGGTATCCCGGACCATCAGCGGGTATGTGGGCGCGCATTTTGGCTGGCGCACCATGTTCTGGGTAGGTGCCGGCGTGATGGTGGTGCTGACCGGCATTCTGGCCCGCATGCTGCCGCGCAATCAGCCCACCTTTACCGGCAGCTACGCCAGCCTGCTTCGCTCGCTGGGCACCCTCACCCGCACCCTGCCTACGCTGCGCCGCTCGGCGCTGGTGGGCCTGTGCATGTTTGCCGGCTTTAGCGCTTTCTGGACTACGCTGGTGTTCTTCCTGGAAAGCAGCACCTACAACTACCATAGTGATGTGGCCGGCCTGTTCGGCCTCATTGGCGCCAGCGGGGCCCTGGCCTCGCCCTTGGCTGGCCGCTCAGCCGACCGCAAAGGCGCCGACTTTGCCCTCAACATTGGCATACTGCTGTGTGTAGGGTCTTTTGTGCTCCTGCTGTTTGGTGGGTACTATCTGGTGGGGCTGATTCTGGCCGTTGTTATTCTGGATGTAGGCCAGCAGATGACCCACATTTCCAACCAATCACGCATTTTTTCCCTGCTGCCGGAAGCCCGCAGCCGCCTGAATACGGTGTATATGACGGCTGCTTTCATTGGCGCCTCCCTGGGCTCCTGGCTGGGCGGGCAGGCCTGGGCGCATTTCCACTGGCCGGGCGTATGCGCCGTGGGGCTGGCGTTTGGCGTGGCGGGCTACCTGGTTAACCGCTTTTATGGGCGGCCTGGTGCTGGTATGGCTGTTGAGTTGTCAGAAGAGTAGCCTCATCCCTATAGAGCATAAAAAAAGCCCCGACCATACGGCCGGGGCTTTTTTAATAATGCGTTCAGATACTAGTGGCTCACCACCAAACGCTTGGTAGCCACTCCGTGGTCGGTTACCAGCTTCAGCAGATACACCCCGTTGGCGTACGAGGAAAGCAACAGCTCCTTGGCTATTTTCTGGTTGGCCGCCGCAGAACCGGCAGCTACTACCTGCACCCGGCTGCCTTTTAAGTCATATACAGCCAGGCTGTACTGACCCGAAACCAGCATAGAGAAGGAAACCGCCGTGCGGCTTGCCCCGGGGTTAG carries:
- a CDS encoding MFS transporter is translated as MKDAVAAAPQPVLEDIRPIPSHPPLAPALVWLMAITCGLVVANIYYNQPLLAEIGKTFGLSDSRVSLVATITQVGYTLGLLFVVPLGDKRERKSLILALLLFAAVCLAGAAFAPTFALLVAASLLIGIFSAVPQLLIPMAASLATNEERGRVVGKVMSGLLIGILVSRTISGYVGAHFGWRTMFWVGAGVMVVLTGILARMLPRNQPTFTGSYASLLRSLGTLTRTLPTLRRSALVGLCMFAGFSAFWTTLVFFLESSTYNYHSDVAGLFGLIGASGALASPLAGRSADRKGADFALNIGILLCVGSFVLLLFGGYYLVGLILAVVILDVGQQMTHISNQSRIFSLLPEARSRLNTVYMTAAFIGASLGSWLGGQAWAHFHWPGVCAVGLAFGVAGYLVNRFYGRPGAGMAVELSEE